One stretch of Cygnus olor isolate bCygOlo1 chromosome 1, bCygOlo1.pri.v2, whole genome shotgun sequence DNA includes these proteins:
- the LOC121074497 gene encoding translation initiation factor IF-2-like: MPGSIHDQVERPSKYNLSQSTAPDGKGAFLQAASSQTQSPVAKGSVQSHPLNVKPPRIMQLHFTLVLVLPPLKPNMILPRSPLRTQARTPRSQKTPPGGSPCPAAPPPPAPRCGAAGSSAPAPHPAPAAPPAPCHLAPRAHACVSVTLSGAHHAVPSSSALHHLDFSPGSFSLKPGQAGWSTAALPRKRTEHNVMIPSEYLAAGITATCTAELCFCCCGPTSWKESNSLAKVSCHHLKCSFLWKDSINVKRCLISCF; this comes from the exons ATGCCAGGTTCGATCCACGATCAGGTCGAGAGACCTTCGAAATACAATCTGAGCCAAAGCACGGCCCCAGATGGGAAAGGAGCCTTCTTGCAGGCAGCATCCTCTCAGACACAGAGCCCTGTTGCAAAGGGGAGCGTCCAGTCGCACCCACTCAATGTCAAACCGCCTCGAATCATGCAATTACACTTCACACTTGTTTTGGTCCTCCCTCCCTTAAAACCAAACATGATTCTCCCTCGATCCCCACTGCGTACCCAGGCCCGCACCCCGCGGAGCCAGAAGACGCCCCCCGGAGGGTCC ccctgcccggcGGCGCCGCCACCGCCCGCACCGCGCTGCGGGGCTGCCGGCAGCTCCGCACCCGCTCCGcacccggccccggcggcgccTCCCGCGCCTTGCCACCTCGCCCCGCGGGCACACGCGTGTGTGAGCGT GACTTTATCGGGGGCTCACCATGCGGTACCAAGTTCTTCAGCTCTCCACCATCTTGACTTTTCTCCTGGTAGCTTCTCTTTGAAACCTGGGCAAGCCGG cTGGTCTactgcagctctccccaggAAAAGGACTGAGCATAATGTT atgaTCCCTTCTGAATATCTTGCTGCTGGCATAACTGCAACATGTACTGCTGAgctgtgtttttgctgttgcGGTCCAACAAGCTGGAAGGAAAGCAACTCACTTGCAAAAGTTTCCTGTCACCATTTAAAGTgttctttcctttggaaagatAGTATTAATGTAAAACGATGCCTGATTTCTTGTTTCTGA